The genomic segment GCTGTGGTACAAACCGACTTTGATTGAGCCGGACTCAAACGAATCCGAAGTCGTCCAAAGGGAGATATTCGGTCCGGTACTTACCATACAGACGTTCGACAGTGAAGATCAGGTGATCGCGCTCGCAAACAGTACAGAGTACGGCTTGTCCGGCATCATCTACACATCGGATGCGGCGCGTGCGACAAGGGTGGGACGTGCGGTAAGAGCCGGAACCGTTTGGGTGAACTCCTTTTTGGTGAGGGACCTGACGGCGCCATTTGGCGGCATCGGGATCAGTGGAATCGGTCGCGAGGGTGGAGACTATGCACTGGACTTTCACAGTGATCTGCAGACCTTGCAGATTCTACAAGGTTCAGTGCACTGAATTCGCGAGCCGCTCGACTCGCCCCGTTACTGATTGAAGGCAACCTCGAGCGACCCGAACGATCCTGCCATCTCAAGACGGACTGAACGGATGAAAAACCGACCGAACATAGTATTCATCATGTGTGATCAGTTAAGGCAGGATTATCTGTCGTGCTACGGTCACCGGACTCTTGAGACACCGAATATTGATTCATTGGCCCGCCGCGGCGTGCGTTTTGACAACGCATTTTGCCAATCACCCCTATGTGCGCCGTCACGCGCAAGCTTCTATACCGGCCGCTACCAGTCATCGCACGGGGTCTGCACCAATGATGATGCCACCCGACTGGGTGAATATATGCTGGGAGACTACCTTCGACCCTTGGGTTACCGCACTGCGGTGGTCGGGAAGACGCACAGTTACAAGAGCCAGGACGAGGTCTGGAAAAACGCAATCGACCCGGATTCGGATCTTGCACGAACTGCCGGCAGTGGCGGATTCGAGCCGTACGAACATCATGAAGGCTTGTATCCGGACCCGATTCTGCCCGAGAATCTCGGCTACGCAAGCTATCTGCATTCCGTCGGATATACCGACGACAATCCCTGGCAGACCCGGGCCAATAGCGGAATCGACGAGACCGGCACACTTCATTCGGGCTGGTCACTTCGAAGCTCAGTCTACCCGGCAGCGCTGGCCGAAGAATATTCCGAAACCGCGTTTACCACGACACGGGCGATCGAGTTCATTGAGGAAACCGATGACCGGCCATGGTGTCTGCACCTCAGTTACATCAAACCCCATTGGCCGATCATTGCGCCCGCCCCGTACCACAATCTGTTTCACGCCGATCAGGTTCAGGACGCTGTTCGAAGTGAATCGGAGCGCGAAAACCCTCACCCGGTGGTCGATGCGTTTGTGAAAGCCGAATACAGTCAGAATTATGCCAATGATGAGATACGCGACATCGTTCTGCCCGCCTATATGGGGCTGGTCAAGCAGGTCGATGATCACATCGGACGACTGATGGAATTTCTCAGGCAACAAAAACTGATCGATAACACCATGATTGTCTTTACCTCTGATCATGGAGATTATCTGGGTGACCACTGGCTGGGTGAAAAGGATCTGTTTCACACGCCGTCGGTCAAGATCCCATTGATTGTTGTTGACCCCGATCCGGGTGCGAACATCACGCGAAATACGGTGTGCAGTGAATTGGTTGGGGCGGTTGACGTTGTCCCCACACTGGTTGAGTTTGCAGCTGGCGAAGTCTGCCAGGAACGGGTTGAGGGGAACTCCCTGCTGCCTCTTCTGAGAGCGCCTGCTCCAGTTCAGGACTGGCGCGAATTCGCGATCAGCGAGATCGACTATTCGGACCGAGGTGCGCGTTATGTTCTAGGGCTCCATCATTACGAATGTCGTGCGACCATGGTTTGCAACTCGCACTGGAAGTACGTTTACTATCAGGGATTCCCCC from the Acidiferrobacterales bacterium genome contains:
- a CDS encoding sulfatase-like hydrolase/transferase; protein product: MKNRPNIVFIMCDQLRQDYLSCYGHRTLETPNIDSLARRGVRFDNAFCQSPLCAPSRASFYTGRYQSSHGVCTNDDATRLGEYMLGDYLRPLGYRTAVVGKTHSYKSQDEVWKNAIDPDSDLARTAGSGGFEPYEHHEGLYPDPILPENLGYASYLHSVGYTDDNPWQTRANSGIDETGTLHSGWSLRSSVYPAALAEEYSETAFTTTRAIEFIEETDDRPWCLHLSYIKPHWPIIAPAPYHNLFHADQVQDAVRSESERENPHPVVDAFVKAEYSQNYANDEIRDIVLPAYMGLVKQVDDHIGRLMEFLRQQKLIDNTMIVFTSDHGDYLGDHWLGEKDLFHTPSVKIPLIVVDPDPGANITRNTVCSELVGAVDVVPTLVEFAAGEVCQERVEGNSLLPLLRAPAPVQDWREFAISEIDYSDRGARYVLGLHHYECRATMVCNSHWKYVYYQGFPHQLFDLEQDPDELNDLGGNPNLASVTRRMQDALFDWQYSLKRRVGMDYCQAQGQGPERDEEYGIIIGRW